AGGACTCAACCTATAAttctataagttttttttttttttgtatttttgggaaTTAATGATGTGTACCAATGAGAAGAAATTTAGTTAACAGATAACTTTTTTTAGTGCTAATGAGTATTACCCAAAATTCTATTTTGAAAGTTTCAATGGGCATTTTATTTTAGCTAAATATTGAACAAGGTTCGATAACACTTGTACTAATACAAGAGACATAAGAAAGTTGTTATTTATAAACATTAACTAAAATTTCTGAAATAATGTGCAAAACACGCATTAAATGTTATGgaaaaaatctaatggaattATTTATACACCACCTGTTCCAAAACTGGTAATTTGGTATGtacataaataaaatgaaataatattGACACTTTCTTTACATGGATGATTTTCTAAATTGATTATGAGTCTATGAGTTCCTTTGCCTTCAACAAGGAGTCCCTTTTATCACTTTACTTGGTGTAGAATAACCCATCAGTTTATGCAGAGTACTTTTGCGTGGTGGCCTTGCCGCCTTTTCTGGTGACAATTTCCTAGGTTCAGACATGTTGGAGGAAAGTTCTGTTGATTGATCTGTCTCCGTTGGAGCTGCAATTGAACTAAAATATCTTGAAGCAATGATCTTTGCCTTAAATGTTGAGCTAGGAGAGACACCCGGGTTAACATATTCACTGCTGTGCAAGGGATCAATTTGTTGTGTAAGAAAAGCAGGATCTACTTCTGAGGAGAAGCTTTGAGAGAAAGAAAGTCCATAATCATCATAATATGAGATGGGTTTTGCAGGTGAATAATGGTGATGGTTGACATGAGTTTTTGATGGTAGCTTGCCGCCACTAATCACCTCGCTTTCGTGGTGAAGCTCACGAGACGGAAGACCTGTTGTAGTAACCGATGAAAAAGGTACTACATGAGTTCCATCTTTGAGTGAAAACTTGAGTACCTCTGAACATCCGCCACATTTCAGTTGATGACATGCctttttataaagaaaatctGCAGGTAACTGAAGCAGTTTAAAACATTTAGGACAAGTGACAAACGGAGCTCCACCTGCTACTGGCCTGTGATGTCGCTTAGCCAAGTTCTGTTTCTCCCTTAAATATTTCCTCGCTACAGTAGCCCTATATCTCAGATCATCAGAGTTTGTGTCACTGCTATATAATGGGAGTTTAGAGGATGTGAAGTATTGTGGACCTGAAGAGCAACAATCGTGTGCTCGACAACACCTGTGTAAATCTTCATGTTGGAAATGAACACGTGGAGACAGATCTGCTGAGACATGGGAACAACAATGGTGACAAGGATGGTCAACACAGTATGCCCAACTTGTTGCTTCAGCCGAATAAGGTATCCGCGAGTATTTATGCCTTTGACGCGATGTGATTTCACAATTACATCTTCCGTTACACCTAGAGTGATCAAGAGCATGAGAAAACCTTCCCCCATGAAGGACATGGCTATGGCGTCTGTATGCAGAATTATGATTCTCCTGGTAAGATACACCAGTGGCCATTCTTCCATTTGATTTCTCACTATCATAGCGAGTCTTGTTGAGTTGAACCTGCAACTTATAAATCATTCCCAACAGTTTCACCTTCTCCTGGTCAGTTTCCTCACGGGGGTCACGCGAAAGAAAGCTTGAACTCTCATCATGCATTCCATTTGACGGCCTACCACTTTCATCGTGTGATTGGTAACCATTTCGACGGAAAGGTATTCTCGATGGAAACTCGTGATCTCTCTTGGTTTTCATGAAATGTGAATCACCATGACTTGTATTTTCTAAcactttgtttttatcccttccGTTGTCTTTCACCATGTGATTCTTTTCCTCTGGGACATCTGATTGATACCGTGTTCCAAAATCACCATTAGCAGGACCTTTACCCTTTCTGATTCTTCCTTCATCCACAGTGTAAGTATTCTTCAAAGAATCTAGATGTTGGATAGGGATCCGCCCATTGATTCCATCGTGAGGAGAGAGACCATCATCATAAGCATTAGAGCTTTGGGTCGTTGGGGATTCAGCAAGTTTTTCTTTTCCATGAACATCACTAAGTTCTGAACTATGATCACTTTGTTCCGTGGTATCTAATGTATCCACATTCTCAATGCTTGGATTTTTTGTAGTAGTAGCTTCTGCAGTTTCCACTTCTGATTTTGCATCCTCTATAGCTGATTTTTCATTGTCGGCATCCAAAGCACATACGTTCAAATCCCCTTCTGCTCCTCCTAAATCACTTGCAATAACTTTCACTTCAGGGTTTGCATCTTCTGTAACTGACTTCTCTATATTGACATTTGCTTCATCTGATTTTGAAATCAATTCTGCACCTGCTGCTTCCTCTGGCGACAACTTTTCTAAATTAATTTCAGCAATTTCCATTTTTGGGATATCCCCTACCGGAGCTGATTTGTCATTACTTTcatcttcatcagatgaagaaATAGACTTTTCTTTTGGTCTTTCTAATGAAAAATCCCCATTACTTATCTCCTCAATCTCACAATGAGTGGTTTTAACAGAACCGACTTTTTTGGAAACTCCATGCCTTCTAAGTGACAGTTTCGGGATATCCAACTCACCTTCTAGTTCTTCTTCATCTGTGAATTTGAACGGTACTAGCTGACCACCATTGTACTCACTGTTCCCATTCATATGACATTCTCTAGAAGAAGCAGTTTCCTTAGCCTTCAAACTATCTTTCCGAAGAGGAAACCGACGCTTTTTATCGCTACGCTGTTTACTGTCAGAAACTAGATGCAGTGAGTTTCCAGGAGCTGCCTCGATTTGTATACTGGAATCTGACTTCACAGCCATACTTTGTTTCTTAGCTGTatgaaaagaaatgaaaaggatATCAGTCCTCGGAACCAAGAGCTAGATATACATAATACACTCAATATCCTTATTTGAAAACTTGGATACTCATTGAAATTCACATGCAAATGT
Above is a genomic segment from Vicia villosa cultivar HV-30 ecotype Madison, WI unplaced genomic scaffold, Vvil1.0 ctg.000282F_1_1, whole genome shotgun sequence containing:
- the LOC131626321 gene encoding protein ENHANCED DISEASE RESISTANCE 4-like gives rise to the protein MSGKLVHKLRIVKCPKCRQLLQEPQGYDVYKCGGCGTDLQAKKQSMAVKSDSSIQIEAAPGNSLHLVSDSKQRSDKKRRFPLRKDSLKAKETASSRECHMNGNSEYNGGQLVPFKFTDEEELEGELDIPKLSLRRHGVSKKVGSVKTTHCEIEEISNGDFSLERPKEKSISSSDEDESNDKSAPVGDIPKMEIAEINLEKLSPEEAAGAELISKSDEANVNIEKSVTEDANPEVKVIASDLGGAEGDLNVCALDADNEKSAIEDAKSEVETAEATTTKNPSIENVDTLDTTEQSDHSSELSDVHGKEKLAESPTTQSSNAYDDGLSPHDGINGRIPIQHLDSLKNTYTVDEGRIRKGKGPANGDFGTRYQSDVPEEKNHMVKDNGRDKNKVLENTSHGDSHFMKTKRDHEFPSRIPFRRNGYQSHDESGRPSNGMHDESSSFLSRDPREETDQEKVKLLGMIYKLQVQLNKTRYDSEKSNGRMATGVSYQENHNSAYRRHSHVLHGGRFSHALDHSRCNGRCNCEITSRQRHKYSRIPYSAEATSWAYCVDHPCHHCCSHVSADLSPRVHFQHEDLHRCCRAHDCCSSGPQYFTSSKLPLYSSDTNSDDLRYRATVARKYLREKQNLAKRHHRPVAGGAPFVTCPKCFKLLQLPADFLYKKACHQLKCGGCSEVLKFSLKDGTHVVPFSSVTTTGLPSRELHHESEVISGGKLPSKTHVNHHHYSPAKPISYYDDYGLSFSQSFSSEVDPAFLTQQIDPLHSSEYVNPGVSPSSTFKAKIIASRYFSSIAAPTETDQSTELSSNMSEPRKLSPEKAARPPRKSTLHKLMGYSTPSKVIKGTPC